CAAAAAGAACCCCAGTACACACAGTATATGTACAATATAGGGAGCTTCAACCCAGCTTATGTCGGTTCTGTGGCAAGCCCAGAGATTGCGGCCTTGTATAGGGCGCAGTGGATCGATATTCCTGGCGCACCCAGAACAATAAGAATTGGTGCAAACCTACCTATGAGCAATGGAAAACACGGTTTTGGATTAAACGTAGTAAACGATCAACTGGGTCCTGTTACACAGACCTATTTTGATTTGTCCTACTCTTTTCAAGTAAATCTATCGGCTGAGACTTATCTTTCTTTTGGCCTGGATGTTGGTGGGTCGGCCCTGAATGTGGATTTTTCCAAAGGAACTTTTGAAAACCCAGGAGAACCTTTGAACAACCAAATGATCAGTAATTTTTATCCGACCATAGGGGCCGGTTTATTTATGTATAGTGACGATTGGTACTTGGGTGCTTCGGCACCTAACTTCTTAACTGAAGGCATCTATAATGACGAAGTGGCCACGGTGGTAGATGATAGGTTGCAATTTAATTTTATTGGGGGCTATGTTTTTGGACTTTCGGAAAATTTAAAGTTCAAGCCCGCTTTTTTAATCAATGCAATAAGTGGAAACCCCGTAAACATAAACGTTTCTACGAATTTTTTAATTTCTGATAAATTTACTGCCGGAATATCCTATAGGGTCAACAACGCTTTTAGTGGATTGGCAGGATTTCAGGTTGCCCCAAGTACGTTTATAGGGTATTCCTACGATTATAATACTAATTTATTAGGTGACTTTAATAACGGTTCCCACGAAGTAATTGTTAAGTTCTATTTAGGAACTAGTGGGGAAAATAGGTCCAAAAAAGTGAAGGATAAGGAATTGAAGAACAAACCAAAACAAATTGATAGTCCAAGATTCTTCTAAAGCAACGATTATGAAATTTAAGGCACTATTGTTAATTGTCATGGCGTTACCCTTTGGCTTGGTAGCCCAAGAAAAGAAGTCTAAGGGAGATATTTACTTTTATGGATATCAATATGAGGAAGCAATCGCCGAATACAATAAAGAAAGGACGAAAAAACCTTTGACAAACGAACAGGTCTTGAATTTGGCGGACGCTTATTTCAGAGTTGGGAAATATGACAGTGCTTCCGAATTATACATGTCGGTCAATAAGAATGATACGATAATGTCCGTACATCGTTTCAATAAAATGTTGCAGAGTCTTTCTAAAAGTTCGGAAAAGGAAAGGGTTAAGACATTCTTGCGTAGCAGAGCTACTATGTTTTCTACGGAGCTTCTAGAAAATGCGGAATTCAATTATGAGCTGTTAAAGGATTCTAAAGAAATAATGGGCCTAGAGATTACTAACCTAAAAACCAATAGCGCACAGGCGGATATTTCCCCATCATTTTATAACAAGAACCTACTTTTCAGTAGTAGCCGTTCTCAAAAATCAAAAAGATTTACGAGCCCACGGGGGAATCATAC
This sequence is a window from Maribacter aestuarii. Protein-coding genes within it:
- a CDS encoding tetratricopeptide repeat protein, with the translated sequence MKFKALLLIVMALPFGLVAQEKKSKGDIYFYGYQYEEAIAEYNKERTKKPLTNEQVLNLADAYFRVGKYDSASELYMSVNKNDTIMSVHRFNKMLQSLSKSSEKERVKTFLRSRATMFSTELLENAEFNYELLKDSKEIMGLEITNLKTNSAQADISPSFYNKNLLFSSSRSQKSKRFTSPRGNHTWIYILEILSRAGMSRMYVRSV
- a CDS encoding PorP/SprF family type IX secretion system membrane protein encodes the protein MELKIVRSKYILQTAFVCLFVFCCSAVVAQKEPQYTQYMYNIGSFNPAYVGSVASPEIAALYRAQWIDIPGAPRTIRIGANLPMSNGKHGFGLNVVNDQLGPVTQTYFDLSYSFQVNLSAETYLSFGLDVGGSALNVDFSKGTFENPGEPLNNQMISNFYPTIGAGLFMYSDDWYLGASAPNFLTEGIYNDEVATVVDDRLQFNFIGGYVFGLSENLKFKPAFLINAISGNPVNINVSTNFLISDKFTAGISYRVNNAFSGLAGFQVAPSTFIGYSYDYNTNLLGDFNNGSHEVIVKFYLGTSGENRSKKVKDKELKNKPKQIDSPRFF